A stretch of Bacillus pseudomycoides DNA encodes these proteins:
- a CDS encoding DUF441 family protein, translating into MLPFLLLGIIVTLALLVKDYALAGAACLLGVLLAVGQRTLLHLIQQYSFPIGIFFLMLFLLMPITSGKITSENVIKLIASPIGLGSILAGFTVSYIGGKGVGILPMNPTILLGVLIGTLVAVLFTKGLPAGLIIAAGIIAIISMK; encoded by the coding sequence ATGCTTCCTTTTTTGTTACTTGGAATTATTGTTACACTTGCGCTACTTGTAAAGGATTATGCACTAGCTGGTGCAGCTTGTTTATTAGGAGTTTTACTTGCTGTTGGTCAAAGAACTTTATTACACCTTATTCAACAATATTCTTTCCCAATTGGTATTTTCTTTCTCATGCTCTTCCTTTTAATGCCAATTACATCTGGAAAAATTACAAGTGAAAACGTAATAAAATTAATTGCCTCTCCTATCGGCTTAGGATCCATTCTAGCAGGTTTTACTGTGTCATACATAGGGGGAAAAGGAGTAGGGATTTTACCTATGAACCCTACGATATTGTTAGGTGTCTTAATAGGTACTCTTGTCGCCGTACTATTTACAAAAGGGTTACCCGCAGGATTAATTATTGCTGCTGGAATAATAGCTATCATTTCTATGAAATGA
- a CDS encoding alpha/beta hydrolase — MKIKWTYISIVGFLLIILISGCSNSKETSQDAQTSKVIKQELEIQQGEEKLFLLHKNLNNKKQYTSDEVILFLEPFSVPTAQAFDVPKYSWMDEYAKKGYDTWAMDFRGFGHSSRPIEMSDPPSQNRPVIHLNDATKDLETVVNWIKKKRNVKKIHIVGWSYGGVVAGNYAISHPQDINKLILYGYMHGFTLPMMTKPLENPLQPNQFNPEASAYQMVDFEKGMHHWHMMMGNKKIVTNEAMDAVKQVFIHSDPMSKKNNQSIRRPVGPLEDLFYIWKNKPLYDVSKITVPVLVIYGEDDTFADQNMMSKLTGTKQKKEVVIPDATHWAIYEKNCHTLFDQTLNFIEMKEGKME; from the coding sequence ATGAAAATAAAATGGACATATATTAGTATAGTAGGTTTTTTATTGATAATTCTTATCTCTGGTTGCTCTAATAGCAAAGAAACTTCTCAAGATGCTCAAACTTCTAAAGTGATAAAGCAAGAATTAGAAATTCAGCAAGGAGAAGAAAAACTATTTTTGCTTCATAAAAACTTAAATAATAAAAAACAGTATACATCTGATGAAGTAATCTTATTTTTAGAACCATTTAGTGTACCTACAGCTCAAGCCTTTGATGTACCAAAATATTCGTGGATGGATGAGTATGCCAAAAAAGGGTATGATACTTGGGCTATGGATTTCAGAGGGTTTGGTCATTCTTCTCGCCCTATAGAAATGTCAGACCCTCCTTCCCAAAACCGTCCGGTTATTCATTTAAATGATGCGACTAAGGATCTAGAAACAGTTGTAAATTGGATCAAAAAGAAAAGAAATGTAAAAAAAATTCATATTGTTGGTTGGTCATATGGGGGTGTTGTGGCTGGTAATTATGCGATATCCCATCCTCAAGATATTAATAAGCTTATTTTATACGGATATATGCATGGGTTCACACTACCTATGATGACAAAACCTCTTGAAAATCCATTACAACCTAATCAATTTAATCCTGAGGCATCAGCCTATCAAATGGTGGACTTTGAGAAAGGAATGCATCATTGGCATATGATGATGGGAAATAAAAAAATCGTTACAAATGAAGCAATGGATGCTGTAAAACAAGTATTTATCCATTCAGATCCTATGAGTAAGAAAAACAACCAATCTATTCGTCGACCAGTTGGTCCACTAGAAGATTTGTTTTATATTTGGAAAAATAAACCTTTATATGATGTATCTAAAATTACCGTTCCAGTACTTGTCATTTATGGAGAAGATGACACGTTTGCAGACCAAAACATGATGTCAAAATTAACAGGTACAAAACAAAAAAAAGAAGTTGTAATCCCCGATGCAACGCACTGGGCAATTTATGAAAAGAATTGTCATACCTTATTTGATCAAACGTTAAACTTTATAGAAATGAAAGAAGGAAAAATGGAATGA